The Garra rufa chromosome 18, GarRuf1.0, whole genome shotgun sequence genome window below encodes:
- the pa2g4b gene encoding proliferation-associated protein 2G4b produces the protein MSGDDDQQELTIADDLVVTKYKMGADIANLALKVLIEAAKPGVSVLSLCEKGDAYITAETGKVFKKEKEMKKGIAFPTCVSVNNCVCHFSPLKSDPDYTIKDGDLVKIDLGVHVDGFISNVAHSFVVGVTKDAPVTGRKADVIKAAHLCAEAALRLVKPGNQNSQVTEAWNKIAQSFKCMAIEGMLSHQLKQHIIDGEKTIIQNPTDQQKKDHEKAEFEVHEVYAVDVLISTGEGKARDSGQRTTVYKRDPSKQYGLKMKTSRMFFSEVERRFDAMPFTLRAFEDESKARLGVVECAKHELLQPFNVLHEKEGEYVAQFKFTVMLMANGPLRITTGPFDPELYKSEHEIQDPELKALLQSSASRKAQKKKKKKASKNVESATGQPVEAESEAAA, from the exons ATGTCAGGAGACGACGACCAGCAAGAGCTCACCATTGCTGATGACTTGGTGGTCACCAAGTACAAGATGGGGGCCGACATAGCTAACC TGGCTTTGAAGGTGCTCATCGAAGCAGCCAAGCCTGGTGTGTCTGTCCTCAGCCTGTGCGAGAAAGGAGACGCTTATATCACTGCTGAAACAGGCAAGGTCTTCAAGAAGGAAAAAGAGATGAAGAAAG GGATTGCCTTTCCCACTTGTGTGTCTGTGAACAACTGCGTATGCCACTTCTCACCGCTGAAGAGCGATCCAGACTATACTATTAAAGATGGTGACTTGGTTAAAAT tgACCTTGGAGTACATGTGGATGGCTTCATCTCCAACGTTGCTCACAGCTTTGTGGTTGGTGTGACCAAG GATGCTCCTGTGACAGGACGGAAAGCGGATGTGATCAAAGCTGCCCACCTGTGTGCAGAAGCTGCTCTTCGCCTGGTTAAGCCTGGAAATCAG aactctCAGGTCACAGAGGCCTGGAACAAGATTGCCCAATCATTCAAATGCATGGCCATAGAGG GCATGCTGTCTCATCAGTTGAAGCAGCACATCATTGATGGAGAGAAGACCATCATTCAGAACCCCACCGACCAGCAAAA GAAGGACCATGAGAAGGCAGAATTTGAAGTGCATGAGGTGTACGCTGTGGACGTGCTCATTAGCACCGGAGAGGGAAAG GCTAGAGACTCCGGGCAGAGAACCACCGTTTACAAGCGAGACCCCAGCAAGCAGTACGGCCTGAAAATGAAGACCTCCAGGATGTTCTTTAGTGAGGTTGAGCGGCGATTTGATGCCATGCCATTTACTCTGAG GGCATTTGAGGATGAGAGTAAAGCTCGGCTGGGTGTGGTTGAGTGTGCCAAACACGAGCTGCTTCAGCCCTTCAATGTCCTGCACGAGAAGGAAG GTGAATATGTAGCGCAGTTTAAATTCACAGTGATGCTCATGGCAAATGGTCCTCTGCGTATCACCACTGGACCTTTTGATCCAGAGCTTTACAAGTCTGAGCATGAAATACAAGACCCAGAGCTCAAG